The Hymenobacter sp. GOD-10R genome includes a window with the following:
- the pyrH gene encoding UMP kinase, with product MKYNRILLKLSGEALMGQQQYGIDAARLMQYAQEIKAAADSGTQVAVVIGGGNIFRGVQAAAFGLDRVQGDYMGMLATVINSMALQSALEVLGVQTRLLSGLTIQQVCEPYLRRRALRHLEKGRVVIFGAGIGSPYFTTDSAASLRAIEIEADVVLKGTRVDGIYTADPEKDPTATRFPEITFDEVIEKNLNVMDMTAFTLCKENNLPIIVFDMNTAGNLQRLIDGQDIGTRVVLSPEATSLEPKHSSLQPSLDAPTGQA from the coding sequence TTGAAGTACAACCGAATCCTGCTGAAGCTAAGCGGTGAAGCACTAATGGGCCAGCAACAATATGGCATTGATGCAGCTCGTTTGATGCAATACGCACAGGAAATTAAAGCCGCGGCCGATAGCGGTACGCAGGTAGCTGTCGTGATTGGAGGGGGTAATATCTTCCGTGGTGTACAGGCAGCTGCTTTCGGCCTCGACCGAGTACAGGGCGACTACATGGGCATGCTGGCTACAGTCATCAATTCGATGGCTTTACAGAGCGCTTTGGAAGTTTTAGGGGTACAAACCCGCTTGCTGTCCGGTCTTACAATCCAACAGGTATGTGAGCCCTATTTGCGGCGACGGGCATTACGCCACTTGGAGAAAGGACGTGTAGTAATTTTTGGTGCAGGCATTGGTTCCCCTTACTTCACAACTGACTCAGCTGCTTCCTTGCGTGCTATTGAGATAGAAGCAGACGTTGTTCTGAAAGGTACCCGTGTTGATGGAATTTATACAGCTGATCCAGAAAAGGACCCAACTGCAACACGCTTCCCGGAAATTACTTTTGATGAGGTCATCGAAAAGAACCTCAACGTAATGGATATGACGGCCTTCACCTTGTGTAAGGAGAACAACCTACCCATTATTGTATTCGACATGAATACTGCAGGTAACCTTCAGCGCCTCATTGATGGACAGGATATTGGTACTCGTGTTGTACTAAGTCCAGAAGCTACTTCCCTTGAACCAAAGCATAGCAGCTTACAACCTAGCTTGGACGCACCCACTGGACAGGCTTAA
- the rplL gene encoding 50S ribosomal protein L7/L12: MADLKAFAEQLVSLTVKEVNELAGILKEEYGIEPAAAAPVMVAGGGGAAAAEAPEEKTSFDVILKAAGGQKLAVVKLVKDLTGLGLKEAKELVDGAPKPLKEGVAKDEADSLKKQLEEAGAEVEVK; this comes from the coding sequence ATGGCAGATTTGAAAGCATTCGCTGAGCAGCTCGTTAGCCTGACGGTGAAAGAAGTAAACGAACTAGCTGGTATCCTAAAGGAAGAGTATGGCATTGAGCCTGCTGCTGCTGCTCCCGTAATGGTAGCTGGCGGTGGTGGCGCTGCAGCTGCCGAAGCTCCTGAAGAGAAAACTTCGTTCGACGTTATCCTAAAAGCTGCTGGTGGCCAGAAGCTAGCTGTTGTTAAGTTGGTGAAAGACTTAACTGGCTTAGGATTGAAAGAAGCTAAAGAGCTAGTTGACGGTGCCCCTAAGCCTTTGAAAGAAGGTGTTGCTAAAGACGAAGCTGATTCTTTAAAGAAGCAGCTAGAAGAAGCTGGTGCTGAAGTAGAAGTTAAGTAA
- the secE gene encoding preprotein translocase subunit SecE: MSKLTKYFRDTTEEMRYKVTWPSLEELQKSAGLVLIGSLVFAAVVGLMDVVFNKSLEVFYNSFR; encoded by the coding sequence ATGAGTAAGCTGACGAAATATTTCCGCGATACTACTGAGGAAATGCGTTACAAAGTAACGTGGCCTTCTCTCGAAGAACTGCAGAAGAGCGCTGGCTTAGTGCTTATTGGTTCGCTGGTTTTTGCTGCTGTTGTTGGTCTAATGGATGTTGTATTCAACAAGAGCTTGGAAGTCTTTTACAATTCATTCCGTTAA
- the rplK gene encoding 50S ribosomal protein L11 → MAKEIRGYLRLQIKGGAANPSPPVGPALGSKGLNIMEFCKQFNARTQDKAGQVCPVLITMYTDKSFDFVVKTPPAPVMLLDAAKIQSGSKEPNRNKVGSVTWDQIRQIAEVKMPDLNAFKIESAMKLVAGTARSMGITIKGDAPFAQ, encoded by the coding sequence ATGGCCAAAGAAATTAGAGGTTATCTGAGACTTCAGATAAAGGGAGGCGCTGCGAACCCTTCGCCGCCGGTTGGACCTGCACTTGGTAGCAAAGGCCTTAACATTATGGAGTTCTGCAAGCAGTTTAATGCTCGGACTCAAGATAAGGCTGGCCAAGTATGTCCTGTTTTGATTACCATGTACACGGACAAGTCATTTGACTTCGTGGTGAAAACCCCACCTGCTCCGGTAATGTTGTTGGATGCTGCTAAAATTCAGAGCGGTTCAAAAGAGCCAAACCGAAACAAAGTAGGTTCAGTGACATGGGATCAAATTCGCCAAATCGCTGAAGTGAAAATGCCTGACTTGAACGCTTTCAAGATTGAGTCAGCAATGAAGCTTGTAGCTGGCACGGCCCGTAGCATGGGTATCACGATCAAAGGTGACGCTCCTTTCGCTCAATAA
- the rplA gene encoding 50S ribosomal protein L1 has protein sequence MAKVSKKRKEALAKHDLTQVRSLVEAAKVVKDITYTKFDSSVDIDVRLGVDPRKADQMVRGVATLPHGTGKVVRVLALVTPDKEAEATAAGADFVGLDDYISKIEKGWTDIDVIITMPSVMAKVGRLGRVLGPRGLMPNPKSGTVTTDVAKAVQEVKAGKIDFKVDKTGIIHCSVGKVSFDDSKLAENAFEVIQTLNRLKPSSAKGTYIRSITLSSTMSPAVPVDTQVTSA, from the coding sequence ATGGCAAAAGTTAGCAAAAAGCGCAAGGAAGCCCTTGCCAAACATGACCTAACACAAGTACGTTCGTTAGTAGAGGCTGCCAAAGTGGTAAAGGATATAACCTATACCAAGTTTGATTCTTCTGTTGACATCGACGTGCGTTTAGGTGTTGACCCACGCAAAGCAGACCAAATGGTACGTGGCGTTGCTACGCTACCTCACGGTACTGGTAAAGTTGTACGTGTACTTGCACTCGTTACGCCTGATAAAGAAGCTGAAGCGACTGCTGCTGGTGCTGACTTTGTAGGTCTTGATGATTATATCTCCAAGATTGAGAAAGGCTGGACGGATATCGACGTAATCATTACTATGCCATCAGTAATGGCAAAGGTTGGTCGTCTAGGTCGCGTGCTAGGTCCTCGTGGTCTGATGCCGAACCCAAAATCAGGTACGGTAACTACCGATGTAGCAAAAGCTGTACAGGAAGTAAAGGCTGGTAAGATTGACTTCAAAGTTGATAAAACTGGCATCATTCACTGCAGTGTTGGTAAAGTGTCGTTCGACGACAGTAAGCTTGCTGAAAACGCTTTTGAAGTTATTCAAACCTTAAACCGTTTGAAGCCTTCTTCAGCGAAAGGTACTTACATCAGAAGCATTACGCTTTCGAGCACGATGAGCCCAGCTGTACCGGTCGACACGCAAGTAACTTCCGCTTAA
- the tuf gene encoding elongation factor Tu, whose amino-acid sequence MAKENFDRSKPHVNIGTIGHVDHGKTTLTAAITTVLANKGLAAKRDFSSIDNAPEEKERGITINTAHVEYATENRHYAHVDCPGHADYVKNMVTGAAQMDGAILVVAATDGPMPQTREHILLARQVGVPQLVVFMNKVDMVDDPELLELVEMEIRELLSFYDFDGDNIPIIQGSALGGLNGDANWVPKIEELMDAVDSYIPIPARLTDLPFLMPVEDVFSITGRGTVATGRIERGIINSGEQVDILGMGAKQGLKSVVTGVEMFRKILDRGEAGDNVGLLLRGIEKDDIRRGMVICKPGSVTPHQKFKAEVYVLSKEEGGRHTPFFNNYRPQFYLRTTDVTGIITLPEGVEMVMPGDNITIQVELINKVAMEKGLRFAIREGGRTVGAGQVTEILD is encoded by the coding sequence ATGGCTAAAGAAAATTTTGATCGTTCCAAGCCGCACGTGAACATCGGTACGATCGGGCACGTGGACCACGGCAAAACCACCCTGACTGCTGCTATCACAACGGTACTGGCGAACAAAGGTCTGGCCGCTAAGCGTGACTTCTCGTCGATTGACAACGCTCCTGAAGAAAAAGAGCGTGGTATCACGATTAACACGGCTCACGTAGAGTATGCTACCGAAAACCGTCACTATGCTCACGTTGACTGCCCTGGTCACGCTGACTACGTGAAGAACATGGTAACAGGTGCTGCTCAAATGGACGGCGCCATCCTAGTGGTTGCTGCTACTGATGGCCCAATGCCACAAACTCGTGAGCACATCCTCCTAGCTCGCCAGGTAGGTGTTCCTCAACTAGTAGTGTTCATGAACAAAGTGGACATGGTTGACGACCCCGAATTGCTTGAGCTCGTTGAAATGGAAATTCGTGAGTTGCTCTCTTTCTATGACTTCGACGGCGACAATATTCCGATCATCCAAGGCTCGGCTCTAGGTGGTTTAAATGGTGACGCTAACTGGGTTCCCAAGATTGAGGAGCTGATGGACGCTGTTGACAGCTACATTCCAATTCCTGCTCGTTTGACTGACCTGCCCTTCCTGATGCCGGTTGAGGACGTATTCTCAATCACAGGCCGTGGTACTGTTGCTACTGGTCGTATTGAGCGTGGTATCATCAACTCAGGTGAGCAAGTAGACATCCTAGGTATGGGTGCTAAGCAAGGTCTGAAGTCGGTAGTTACCGGTGTGGAAATGTTCCGCAAGATCCTTGATCGTGGCGAAGCTGGTGACAACGTAGGTCTGTTGCTCCGTGGTATTGAAAAAGACGATATCCGTCGCGGTATGGTTATTTGCAAGCCGGGCTCAGTAACTCCTCACCAGAAGTTCAAAGCCGAAGTGTACGTATTGTCGAAAGAAGAAGGTGGTCGTCACACTCCTTTCTTCAATAACTACCGTCCTCAGTTCTATCTGCGTACTACTGACGTTACTGGTATCATCACTCTTCCAGAGGGTGTAGAAATGGTAATGCCTGGTGATAACATCACTATCCAAGTTGAGCTGATCAACAAGGTGGCGATGGAGAAAGGACTTCGCTTCGCTATTCGCGAAGGTGGTCGTACTGTAGGTGCTGGTCAGGTTACTGAAATCCTCGACTAA
- a CDS encoding biotin/lipoyl-containing protein has translation MLQISTSSNRSWEVDYQLNGPISVNGELFTWDLVLLGDGRYHLLYEGRSYSIEVISTDYTAKSFTLKVGNHFIELQAKDRFDLLLDRLGMADASAHKVNELKAPMPGLIVDIRVESGQTVHKGDPLLVLEAMKMENILKAPTDGVVNAIKVALRDNVSKGQVLISFS, from the coding sequence ATGCTCCAGATAAGTACTAGTTCGAACCGCAGTTGGGAAGTAGATTATCAGCTTAATGGTCCTATTTCCGTTAATGGCGAGCTATTCACCTGGGACTTAGTGCTGCTGGGAGATGGACGTTATCATTTGCTTTATGAAGGTCGATCTTACTCGATTGAAGTAATAAGCACTGACTACACAGCAAAATCATTTACACTGAAAGTCGGTAATCACTTTATCGAACTTCAGGCCAAAGATCGTTTTGACCTCCTGCTCGACCGATTAGGCATGGCTGACGCTTCTGCACACAAGGTAAATGAGCTAAAAGCGCCAATGCCGGGACTTATTGTCGATATCCGAGTCGAATCTGGTCAGACGGTTCATAAAGGCGACCCACTACTAGTATTGGAGGCTATGAAAATGGAAAACATATTGAAAGCTCCTACTGATGGAGTGGTCAATGCTATTAAAGTGGCTCTGCGCGATAATGTTAGTAAAGGGCAAGTTTTAATCTCATTTAGCTGA
- a CDS encoding M1 family aminopeptidase, with amino-acid sequence MKYSVLGILGLVLTCHITAPAQTVKSTKAVSTKTATRKKPVSPTAQATPEPAVSTLVVPSWLPPTTPVQPTATILTDLLNTKLDIRFDWAKQQLIGNAALLVQSHFYPQSQLVLDAKGFDIKSVRLLTKNNKDKNLNYTYDKRKLTITLDRQYARTEPYEVRISYVAKPNELAAGGSAAITSDKGLYFINPLGTDKNKPRQIWTQGETEANSCWFPTIDKPNQRMTQEITLTVDKQFKTLSNGVLISSKGNPDGTRTDVWKQNLAAAPYLTMIAVGDFAVVSDRWHGKAVDYYVDPKFESTARAVFGRTPEMLEFFSTKLGVEFPWEKYAQVAVYDFVSGAMENTTAVTHRQEDTQLTQRDLLDRDDDATIAHELFHHWFGNYVTCESWSNLPLNESFADYAQFLWAEHSKGANEAALEQQKGLSQYLYEAQSKREPLIRYHYENREDMFDSHSYSKGGRVLHMLRKYVGDDAFFAALSRYLTQNKFSSSELSKLRIAFEETTGEDLMWFFDQWFLQRGHPELHVTHSYANGQENLHVQQVQDTTFTPLYRLPVTITIWNNNQPIDHRITITKADQVFSIPASQHPSLVKFDSEGQLLAQIEEERTQDELLFQYYHARNYLQKYEAIEKLRPKMGDLTVSGMLRAALNDDFWAVRQNAAEALRKYKGPEGGAIRKELQRVASKDQKSQVRAAAITSLASFPNEDFSGLYATALNDSSYLVIGSAINALAKNPSINTKEQINALQETRNETLLNALANYYALNGTTDQYQWFLRRMADVSDENLYQSYFEDFATLMLRMPPVERDKGLQRLESYARTGSKFYVRLGAYKALGMMAATNSNVKATMRDIREKEKDQQVKAMFTMLQ; translated from the coding sequence ATGAAATATTCGGTCCTCGGCATTCTTGGCCTGGTCCTCACGTGTCATATAACCGCACCAGCTCAAACTGTTAAGTCTACTAAAGCGGTATCAACGAAAACAGCAACTCGCAAGAAGCCAGTAAGTCCAACTGCGCAAGCTACTCCTGAACCGGCGGTTAGCACGTTGGTTGTACCCTCATGGTTGCCACCTACTACTCCCGTACAACCCACAGCTACTATTCTCACGGATTTGCTTAACACAAAGCTAGATATCCGTTTCGATTGGGCTAAACAACAACTTATTGGTAATGCTGCTTTGTTGGTTCAGTCGCACTTCTATCCGCAAAGCCAATTGGTACTCGATGCCAAGGGGTTTGATATTAAAAGCGTGCGCCTGTTGACCAAAAACAACAAGGATAAGAATCTAAATTATACTTACGACAAGCGCAAGCTTACTATTACCCTCGACCGACAGTATGCGCGTACGGAGCCATATGAGGTGCGTATTAGTTATGTCGCAAAGCCAAATGAGTTAGCAGCAGGAGGGAGTGCTGCCATCACCTCTGATAAGGGTTTGTACTTTATCAACCCCCTAGGTACTGATAAAAACAAGCCTCGGCAGATTTGGACGCAAGGTGAGACAGAAGCTAACTCTTGCTGGTTTCCGACTATCGATAAGCCGAATCAGCGCATGACGCAGGAAATCACCCTGACGGTAGATAAGCAGTTTAAGACGCTTTCTAATGGAGTGCTGATTTCTTCGAAGGGAAACCCTGACGGAACGCGTACGGATGTATGGAAGCAAAACCTAGCCGCAGCACCTTACTTGACCATGATAGCTGTGGGTGATTTTGCTGTAGTGAGCGACCGTTGGCATGGTAAGGCAGTGGATTACTATGTAGACCCTAAATTTGAAAGTACTGCACGAGCCGTATTTGGGCGCACACCTGAGATGTTAGAGTTCTTTTCTACCAAGCTAGGTGTTGAGTTTCCATGGGAGAAGTATGCTCAGGTAGCAGTATACGATTTCGTATCAGGTGCCATGGAAAACACCACGGCCGTGACGCATCGCCAAGAAGATACACAGCTCACGCAACGCGATTTACTCGACCGCGACGATGACGCTACAATCGCACACGAGTTGTTTCACCACTGGTTCGGTAATTACGTTACCTGCGAATCTTGGTCAAATCTACCTCTCAACGAATCATTTGCTGACTACGCTCAGTTTTTGTGGGCTGAACATAGTAAAGGAGCTAATGAAGCCGCTCTTGAGCAGCAAAAAGGATTGAGTCAGTATCTCTATGAGGCACAAAGCAAGCGAGAGCCGCTTATCCGCTATCACTATGAGAACCGCGAAGACATGTTTGACTCGCACTCTTATAGCAAAGGCGGACGTGTGTTACATATGCTGCGGAAATACGTTGGTGATGATGCCTTTTTTGCAGCCTTAAGCCGATACTTGACACAGAATAAATTTTCCTCGAGCGAGTTGTCGAAGCTGCGTATAGCTTTTGAAGAAACTACCGGAGAAGATCTTATGTGGTTCTTCGATCAATGGTTCTTGCAACGAGGACACCCAGAGTTGCATGTGACTCACAGCTACGCTAATGGGCAGGAAAACTTGCATGTGCAGCAAGTACAAGACACTACGTTCACTCCTCTCTACCGTCTACCTGTTACAATCACTATCTGGAACAACAATCAGCCGATTGATCATCGAATCACCATAACAAAAGCTGATCAAGTCTTTTCTATACCTGCGTCGCAACACCCTAGCTTAGTAAAGTTTGATAGCGAAGGACAATTGCTAGCCCAGATTGAAGAAGAACGTACGCAAGACGAACTACTGTTTCAGTACTACCATGCGCGCAATTATCTGCAGAAGTATGAAGCGATAGAGAAGCTACGGCCGAAGATGGGTGATTTGACTGTCAGTGGCATGTTGCGTGCCGCCTTGAATGATGATTTCTGGGCTGTACGGCAGAATGCAGCTGAAGCTTTGCGTAAATACAAAGGTCCTGAAGGAGGAGCAATTCGGAAGGAATTACAGCGAGTAGCAAGTAAAGATCAAAAGAGCCAAGTTCGAGCAGCAGCAATAACTTCCTTAGCTTCGTTTCCTAACGAGGACTTCAGTGGGTTGTATGCTACTGCACTCAACGATAGCTCGTATTTAGTAATAGGAAGCGCTATTAACGCACTAGCTAAGAACCCTTCTATTAACACCAAGGAGCAGATTAATGCTTTGCAGGAGACTCGTAATGAAACACTGTTGAATGCTTTAGCGAACTACTATGCTCTAAATGGTACTACTGATCAATATCAATGGTTTTTGCGCCGTATGGCTGATGTCAGTGACGAAAATCTATATCAATCCTATTTCGAGGATTTTGCTACCCTAATGTTGAGAATGCCTCCTGTGGAGCGTGATAAAGGTTTGCAACGTCTTGAAAGCTATGCTCGAACTGGCTCGAAGTTTTATGTACGCTTAGGAGCCTATAAGGCTTTAGGTATGATGGCCGCTACTAATTCCAACGTGAAAGCAACCATGCGGGATATTCGAGAGAAAGAAAAGGACCAACAGGTAAAAGCTATGTTTACTATGTTGCAATAA
- the rplJ gene encoding 50S ribosomal protein L10, protein MTREEKQALVDELSEKFQSHNAFYITDASAMTVAKINEFRRLCFNRGMEFKVYKNTLIRKALDTLDGETTEIDAALKGQSGVLFSKESGSAPAKLLQDFYKQQAYGKGVEPKPALKGAYVDASIYLGANQLETLSTIKGKQELLGEIVGLLQSPAKNVISALSSGGSKLAGILKTLSEKEEVAG, encoded by the coding sequence ATGACCCGGGAAGAAAAACAAGCCCTCGTCGACGAGTTGAGCGAGAAGTTTCAATCGCACAACGCGTTCTACATCACCGATGCTTCGGCGATGACGGTAGCGAAAATCAATGAATTCCGTCGCCTGTGCTTCAACCGCGGCATGGAGTTCAAAGTTTATAAGAACACACTGATCCGTAAAGCACTTGACACGCTTGACGGAGAGACAACAGAAATCGATGCTGCACTGAAAGGTCAGTCAGGTGTTCTGTTCTCTAAAGAGTCGGGTTCAGCTCCTGCTAAGCTTCTACAAGACTTCTATAAGCAGCAAGCTTATGGAAAAGGTGTAGAGCCGAAGCCAGCACTGAAAGGTGCATACGTAGATGCTAGCATCTACCTAGGTGCTAATCAACTTGAGACTCTCAGCACTATCAAAGGCAAGCAAGAACTCCTCGGCGAAATCGTCGGCTTGCTTCAGTCACCTGCAAAGAATGTTATCTCTGCTCTATCGAGCGGCGGAAGCAAGCTGGCTGGTATCCTCAAAACGCTTTCCGAAAAAGAAGAGGTTGCAGGCTAA
- the nusG gene encoding transcription termination/antitermination protein NusG gives MGELKWYVVRSVSGQEKKAKQYLETEIGRHGLSELVPQVLIPAEKVYEMRNGKKRVRERNFFPGYILIHADLTHGEVDHIITSTPGVIGFLSDKEGKSTNTKPIPLRLAEVNRILGIVDESEEEVASLETPFITGEMVKVVDGAFSGFSGTVSEVFEERKKLNVIVKIFGRSTPMELSYTQVEKES, from the coding sequence ATGGGAGAATTGAAGTGGTATGTTGTCCGCTCAGTAAGTGGACAAGAAAAGAAGGCCAAACAGTACTTAGAGACTGAAATTGGTCGTCATGGTCTCTCGGAGTTAGTACCTCAAGTATTAATCCCAGCGGAGAAGGTGTATGAAATGCGTAATGGAAAGAAACGTGTACGTGAGCGTAATTTCTTTCCTGGTTATATCCTTATCCATGCAGACTTGACGCACGGAGAAGTTGATCACATCATTACTAGTACTCCTGGAGTGATTGGCTTTCTTAGTGATAAGGAAGGGAAGAGCACAAACACTAAGCCTATTCCACTACGTCTTGCCGAAGTTAATCGCATTCTCGGAATCGTAGATGAAAGTGAAGAAGAAGTTGCTTCCCTTGAGACGCCATTTATCACCGGTGAAATGGTGAAAGTAGTAGATGGTGCGTTTAGTGGTTTCTCGGGTACTGTAAGTGAAGTATTTGAAGAGCGTAAAAAGCTGAACGTAATTGTGAAGATATTTGGCCGTAGCACTCCCATGGAGTTGAGCTATACACAGGTCGAAAAAGAATCATAG